DNA sequence from the Pseudomonas tritici genome:
AAGGCCATCTCCATCGCCCTGTTGGGTAACGCGGCGGAAATCCTGCCGGAACTGGTCAAGCGCGGCGTGCGCCCGGACATGGTCACCGACCAGACCAGCGCCCACGACCCACTCAACGGCTACCTGCCGGCCGGCTGGACCTGGGACGAATACCGCGCCCGCGCCAAGACCGAACCGGCTGCCGTAATCAAGGCCGCCAAGCAGTCGATGGCCGTGCACGTCAAAGCCATGCTGGAATTCCAGAAACAAGGCATCCCGACCTTCGACTACGGCAACAACATCCGCCAGATGGCCCAGGAAGAAGGCGTGGAAAATGCCTTCGATTTCCCAGGCTTTGTACCGGCGTACATCCGCCCACTGTTCTGCCGTGGCATCGGCCCGTTCCGTTGGGCTGCACTGTCCGGCGACCCGCAAGACATCTACAAGACCGACGCCAAAGTCAAAGAGCTGATCCCCGACGACGCGCACCTGCACAACTGGCTGGACATGGCCCGCGAGCGCATCAGCTTCCAGGGCCTGCCGGCGCGTATCTGCTGGGTTGGCCTGGGCCAGCGCGCCAAGCTCGGCCTGGCGTTCAACGAAATGGTACGCAGCGGCGAGCTGTCGGCTCCGGTGGTGATCGGTCGCGACCACCTCGATTCCGGCTCGGTCGCCAGCCCGAACCGCGAAACCGAAGCCATGCAGGACGGTTCCGACGCCGTGTCCGACTGGCCGCTGCTCAACGCCTTGCTCAACACCGCCAGCGGCGCGACCTGGGTCTCGCTGCACCACGGCGGCGGCGTGGGCATGGGCTTCTCCCAGCACTCCGGCATGGTCATCGTCTGCGACGGTACCGACGAAGCGGCTGAGCGGATCGCCCGCGTGCTGCACAACGACCCGGCTACCGGGGTGATGCGTCATGCGGATGCGGGTTACCAGATCGCGATCGACTGCGCCAAGGAGCAGGGCCTCAATCTCCCGATGATCAAATAACAAAATGTGGGAGCGGGCTTGCTCGCGAATGCGGTGTATCAGTCACCGGAATCGTTAGCTGACCCACCGCTTTCGCGAGCAAGCCCGCTCCCACATTTGATCTGCAGTGAACCAGAAAACAATCCATCAGAGGTTGAACACACATGGCTGCAAATGACACCACCCCGTTGATCGAAAGGCGTTCGATCGACTACATCCCGGAAGCGGAAAGACACGGTCGTCTATTGAGCCAGTTCACCCTGTGGATGG
Encoded proteins:
- the hutU gene encoding urocanate hydratase translates to MTKPTKYRDVEIRAAHGNKLTAKSWLTEAPLRMLMNNLDPQVAENPKELVVYGGIGRAARNWECYDQIVESLTHLNDDETLLVQSGKPVGVFKTHSNAPRVLIANSNLVPHWASWEHFNELDAKGLAMYGQMTAGSWIYIGSQGIVQGTYETFVEAGRQHYNSDLTGRWVLTAGLGGMGGAQPLAATLAGACSLNIECQQVSIDFRLSSRYVDEQATDLDDALARIAKYTQEGKAISIALLGNAAEILPELVKRGVRPDMVTDQTSAHDPLNGYLPAGWTWDEYRARAKTEPAAVIKAAKQSMAVHVKAMLEFQKQGIPTFDYGNNIRQMAQEEGVENAFDFPGFVPAYIRPLFCRGIGPFRWAALSGDPQDIYKTDAKVKELIPDDAHLHNWLDMARERISFQGLPARICWVGLGQRAKLGLAFNEMVRSGELSAPVVIGRDHLDSGSVASPNRETEAMQDGSDAVSDWPLLNALLNTASGATWVSLHHGGGVGMGFSQHSGMVIVCDGTDEAAERIARVLHNDPATGVMRHADAGYQIAIDCAKEQGLNLPMIK